TCATTAGCTTGCAAACAGTGGCAAGCGATCAAATGGGGTCCCATCAGAAGCCGAGGATGTCGCTTAATACCTtcggcacgcacgcacacacaaatcctGGCGTCTGCTTCCCATTaagacgcacacacatacacacgcacacatgctctttgtttgcaaaaaaaaaaaaaaaaaactatgctgACATCAACTCCAAAAACTTTGCTGATGCTTCTTCAAGATAGGAAGCTTGATTCTGCCGCTGCCGTTGTCTCACAATGCATCATCAGCGGACACACGACGGCCAGTtcacttgtgacctttgaccttgcaCCTCAGGACCACCCACAAACCCCAGAAAACAGTTCATTGAAGTTTTGTGCTTCATGGAAAGTCATCCTACTTGCATCCCTCTTCTTGACGCTGCCCCCCCAGCACACCTCGTAGGCAACCTTTTTGCCATTTGTATGTCATTGATGTTATCGTCGTTGAGATTACGGACAATGTCATCTTTTAGCGGATGCGGGCCGCTTCGGTGGTATTTGTGCGGGCCTCTGATATAAGATAAGTTACTCCTTTACCAACAATTGAAACATCAACAACATATGCAGGGCATTTATTTTACTAGGTGAACAGCTTTACCTGCCAAAAATctgaacaaagaaaaaaaatctgcattgaATGTCAGCCATCCTTGTGGAATTTGACCTCGGCATAATGTCAATGCTTTGTACATTAGCCGTGGCAATAAATGCGGTATAGGAATGTGGCCATAAAAACAACCACATCACGTTATCTATATATTATTTTACTAGAATTTCACGACAAAGTAGGTCAGAAGTTTGCTCGGAGGCATCACTCCATGTCTTTTATTGCTGTACTGAATAAAGTAATGAGTACATGTTATCATGCTGACGTTGAGCTTTGAACAGACGCCTACATGATTGATAAACATGTACAGAGTTGAAGCGGTACATGTCATGTTAAAGATTGTTTAATTAATTAACCCTCAAACGGtaacttcaaaccaaaatggccgactttctCTGTCTTCTCCATTATGGCTTCTTAACTCCTACACTGCTAATGAAAGGGGATCTGTGTTGCGTCCTTTCAGCTCCTGCTTTGTTTCTCGTTCCAAGTCTCGTCATTCCAGAAGCCTAAGCTGGCTTCTCTCTTAATGGAGATCGGTCTGTCGTGTGCTGGAAGCCTTGATTTCACTGCCTCATAAAGAAAAGTAGTTGGAGACATGTGTGCAATGTATGTGCGTTTTCACGTCATTAAGACTGAAAAACACGCTTCTTCATTGGACTTTTGAGTATGGAACACAAATGTCCCGCGGTGAACATCAAGTCTAGATTCTTCAGACTTTTAATGGGACTATTCATcaaatttcatgttgctaaTTCAAACTAGCTTTGAGGATAGTTTTtttctaattgttttttttatcattgcAATAAAGTTGTTGCTAGTTTTCTGATTAAAATTGAGTTTCAATTTCCGATACATTTTATTACTCCTTGTCAAGACTTACTCTATTGTTGTGaggatttaaatatttattttctttcctgGGTCGACGGTTCTTGCCAGTTTTTATTGGCGGCTCCTTCTCATGTTTGCTCATGAAAGCTGAGCGTCCACGTCAATTATTAGCACTTGCAATTTCACTAATGATCTCAATGTGATTCACAGAAaggatttccccccccccctttttcctgctTGAGGTGGTTCCCCTTGAACCCCGTCCCCCCCCCTTACTCCTCGGACCCTCTTTAGAAGGGCTTTTAAGTCCCAGCTGCAAAAATAAAAGTTCCCCTGATGGAAACAGGATCATGGCACTAACCCACATCAAGAAGTCTGCAAGACATTGCACACATCTTATTGTGCAATATTTTGTGTGAGTTTGCACTCAAATTTCAGTGGTCTTAAAGGGCAGTTCGAATTTTCCCTCGCAAAATTATCTCAATAAAGTTAGGTGTTGCCTACATGACATTATGAAACCAAAGTTTGTCACACAATAGTCATTTGTAGTTAATTTTTTCTCCATTCTGTGTGTTCTTTTGAGGGGTTCTCCATGATGGGCCCCAAGTCAAATATTGCTAAAGTTGCGTTggacttcaaagtcaaagtatgAGGCACGCAGGGGGTTAACAGTCACGTGGTGTCGACCAACAAACGCGCAGCttgtgagtttgtgtgtgtatacggTGGCCCGTGGAGAACAAAGAAGCATCGAGGCGGTATTTAAAGCGAAGTAAGTTTGCAGCGGACGACTTGAAGCGGCAGCCAAGCGCGCGTCACGACGAGCAGCAGCCAGCCAATATGCGGACGAGCGCGCACGCGTCCGGCGCCCTCCTCTGCCGCTGGCTCCTCATCCTCACGCTCGCCGTGCTCGGGCCCGAGTACGCGCGCGCTGCCGCCGTGCGCCAGCCCGTTGTCACTGGCCACCACCACAAAGCGACACCGGTGAGTTGTTGTTttggacctgacatgacttcagtgacgtgcggtgaggttcatggttGGTGAGGCACTGACTCTTTAAGAATCAGATTTACAAGTTAATAAACCCAAAAGGATCGCTTATTCAATCGGGTGCGCGTGCgcgcacaaacacgcacacgcatacaGTTTGTGGCCTTACCTTTATTTGTAGATAAAGTCCATGCGCCTATCCTTCCCCACAAAAATCTGTTATTTTGTTGTAACAATCCTTATTTTCCTTTAGTTTAGGCTCCTTTTCTTTAATTTCTTTCTGTCATAAGTTTGAGCAACTAGCTTTTCACAACTGCATTTCTCCAACACGCCCAAAAAATACGAAGCTACAGCAGGGTCTTGTCTATCATCACTTCCAAAAATGCCTCCTTCACTTCACTTTTAGCTAACCTAGCgcaaaaaaaacagacatctgtgttttatttgtgacATCCACTGTCTCGTCTACCTCCAGAAACAAATGGAGCAGCATTTATCACCTGTTGACTCACGTACGCCCCCTTCAGTGCGGCAGAGTACTATCTGCCTCAACCTGTGCCCTTTTACTGTATGTAGCAAAAAAGTAAAAGCGTTTGACCTTTGTATTTGAACAGGAAACATCCAATTTCAGCAATTTTGACTATACAAATGTTCAGGATTAGTTCTATATAGAGATCAATTGAcaaatattcattttatttttacttggcACGATGACAGGTGAGGCAGAGCCTCCCCTGCCTCCCCTGACCGCACATCCTCGGTGACAGTAAGTCGGAAATGGTTATGCGATCAGGCTAACAATTGCTCATAAGTTTCGTGACATTTAAATCACaacctatgtttttttttgtgttaaatgacagaaaaaaaagtgttacaaCCGGTTGTTTTCCCGGAGTGTGTTATTGGGGCGCTCGCGCTGTCCCTGTCCTGTTATGTCTGCCGCGTGTTGACAGGCCCGTGCACGCCTTGCGCAGCAACGTTACACGCCGCCTCCGGTTACAACACACGCCGGCTTTCCCTGGCTGTCAAATTATTATCGTTGCTTGCTAACGGACACGTTTGTgtcattcttttttattttattttttacaaatagTTATTCttactttttgtgttttaaagactttatattttttgtctgaTTTTCTGTTACTTTTAATATGTATTTGTATAATCATTTGTGATAATTGTGCAGTTTTTGTCTTATATTTTGGGGTTTTTCAAAGAATATTTGGATGATTTCTtgagtttttaaaaatgtaaagacTCCGATTCAGAAACTAATAAGGCATATGACATTGTGGCCATTGATCTAGCTAGCCCGCGCTAGGTGTGTAAAAGGTAGCGATGTCTGTTCTCAGAATCAATTATTTCAATCTTAAATTTTGACTTTCCAGCCGCAGCATCATCCAAGATCCAAGCATGTGACCTTATTTCAGGTGCCCCTCAAGACTTGCAATTCATTCGTGTGCGGACTTGCTTACCGCCGCATCTCTCTCCGCAGACTGGATGTTTTGCAACTCGCATGCTGAAACACGATTAAAAAAAGACAGCCGCTCTTTTCCGTGTTTGCTCACTCGGCAGAAAGTGTCAGGTTAATGGTTACCTGGCGCTGCGCCATTGTCAAACACAGACAAACAGCAGCTGAGTCAGCCCAAACGGATCTGTGATGATGTTCTGCATTTTTGTTTCAGCATCAAATACTTTCTTAGTGTGATCTTTGAGTTCATCTTTCAAACCCGCCAAGATCATTCCATAATTTCCATAACCCGCTTTCTTAGCACTAACTGGCTCCAACTCATGGTCGCAGGTCTCTACCAAATTTCCTGAGCTGAAGAAGCGAGTCAAGCTCCCTCAGGTCCACAATCTCCTCAAGGATGTCGTGGTGTCAAACGGCACTCGGAAGCCAGGGAAGCGTCCCCGTTGCGGAGTTCCCGACTTTCCTGGTGGTCAGCGGAGACGTCTCCTACCACCAGGGTACCGGCGCAGGCGCTTTGTCCTCTACGGGGGACGCCTGGACAAGAACAACCTCACATACAGGTTTGATACACTAACATGCTAAACACAAGCACATGCTCTTCATGTCTAATCGGGCGGTGGAGATTTTAGTTCGACACCACTTAGTTTGGCATCAAGTTAAGACGGTAGCTAAAAAGTTAGCCGTCAAGTTAGCGAGTTACCGTTGGATGGCAAGTTTGAAGGCGAGTGAGACTACGAGTTAGCAGTACGTTAGCAAAGATGAACAACGAAGTGAGTGAATTGTTAGCAGTCAGGAAACTAGACCCCAAGTTCAACAGTGCGTTTCAATAAACTCATCATTTTTCCATCATAAAACTACTTGTGAATTTTTGCAAAGTCccaacaaattattttatgcCAACGTGAATAATGTAATAATGCTAAGTATTATTAGGACTCATAATAACTGCGAATAAATTGTGGCTAGTCGAATGAAAAATACGATGGTGGCTGTTTTTTCAGGATCATGCGCTTCCCGTGGCAGATGGACGAGGAGAAAGTGCGACACGTGTTTCGTGAAGCTCTGAAGATTTGGAGCGACGTGACGCCGCTCACTTTCACCGAGATCCACGTCGGTAAAGCCGACATCCGCATCGACTTCACCAGGTATCGGAGCAATTGTGATTTCCCAGCAAACCAATGTGGACAAGCgatgttttaaaatgtttaccTTAATTACAACTTAATTCTCATTCaatcatgattattattttactctgaatattgaatatttttggTATAagataattctttttttttttattattattttaacccAAAAAATAGATTTTGTGATAGAATTCAGTTtccccaaacaaacaaaataactgcTGTTAGTTCAGTTTTTCTTATAATTTTTTTCTCTTAATATAAATCAAATTCCTGTATAATTGTGACATCCTTTAAATACAGATAAAACCTtaaacttttttgttgttttgctaaCCCACAGATACTGGCACGATGACAACCTCCCATTCGATGGCCCGGGTGGTATCCTGGCTCACGCCTTCTTCCCCAAAACACGTCGACAAGGAGATGTCCACTTTGACTACGACGAGGCCTGGACACTCGGAAACCACATGGGTCAAACAAACAGCAGCAACATTAGTCATGCTAATGATCATCATGCTAATGATCATCATGCTAACAACCACCATACAATGACACTAACAGTCATACGTCTTTTCTTAGGTACGGACCTACTCCAGGTGGCGGCTCATGAGTTTGGCCACGTCCTGGGCCTGCTTCACTCGAAGGAGCCTGGAGCCATCATGTCCGCCTACTACTCTTTCTCGTACCCGCTCAGGCTGAGCCTTGACGATCGGCGCGGCATTCAGTACTTGTATGGAACGCGACTCCGGACACACCCCACACTGCTGCCCACTACACCGCTGCCGCCTCCGGCACAGTCCCATCCCGAGACAAACGAGATCCTCCCGCTTGTGAGTCGATTTACCTTTACCTTGCTGCGTTAGCAATATGCTAAGATACACGCTATTGCAGGACCCCTCAGGTAAACTAAAGCTGGAATGACAAGTAAACATGCTAATACGTAAACAAGTAGCAAGGCAAGTATGCGCGCTAGTAAATATGTTAGCCTGATAGACATGCTATTGAATATAGCACGTTGGCTAGTTAACAGGCTAATGAATATTCATTGTGCAGGTATAAATAGAACGTTAGCCACACTGGCAAGCATGTTATTAAACAAATAGTTAGCCAAATATATTACTTCAGCTTTACTCACAAACATTGAAGGTTAGCCATGCTAACAGTTTGCCAGCCGCGGAGGTATACATGCTAATAAATGTACGTCGGCTGCATTTTACAGTTTGATGTGTTTTGTTTAGCCCGACGCGTGCCAGACGGATTTCGACGCGGCGTCAATGATCCGTGGCGAGCTTTTCTTCTTCAAGTCGGGATACGTGTGGCGCATCCGTGACGGCCATCTTGAAAGCGGCTATCCCGCCTTAGCGTCACGGCACTGGCGAGGGATTCGCAACAATGTAGACGCCGCCTTCGAAGACAACGCAGGCAACATTTGGTTCTTTCAAGGTACGCTTTAATCAATTCATGCCGTTGTAAGAAACCTTTAACTGACATGAAATACAGTTTAAATATTATAATTCAAATAACTAAAACAGAATATAGCGCATTTTTGGTTTGTGAACCTGCTCATTCCAGGGCCAATAAACGGTTTTGAAATTTCGTTCAAGGATATTTTCTCTTCTTGTAGGTGACAACTACTGGGTGTTCGACGCCCAGATGCAAGTGCGTGGGCCCGAGTCCATACGGGCCCTTGGGCTGCCCGAGGCGGGCGTCCGGGCGACGCTGCGCTGGGGTGACGACCCGGACTTCAACACCTACGTGTTCGGCTCGGGCAACTACTGGCGCTTTAGCCCGCAACACAACCGCCTGGAATCGCCATACCCGCGAGCCATGAGCGACTGGCGCGGCATCCCCGCCGACGTGGACGCTACCTTCCGAGATGCTTACGGTACAAGCTAAATGTTAGGCCTGAGTCATGTTGCAGTACAAATGTTCAGGACCATACGCACGTAGTTTTTGGATGAGTTCTATGTTGTTAAAAAACGCCAACACTATTTAGCGCGTGAAACGAGATTGGTACTTTGATTGGGTTACAATTCGTTAGGAAACAACAAGGCTAAGTCAATAGCGCCATTGCCGAGAAACTTTGCGCGGTGCTATGACATCACTGTTGATAACTGGATTCCGATAACAGTTCCCAATTCAATGAGAAAAAGCAAAATGCTCATTCTTTCCGTGTAATGCCTTACAATCGGTTTTGAAACGACGATGCCTTGTATTGCCGTTTGAATTTTAATGCCCTAAAGATGCT
This portion of the Syngnathus scovelli strain Florida chromosome 3, RoL_Ssco_1.2, whole genome shotgun sequence genome encodes:
- the mmp11a gene encoding stromelysin-3 isoform X1; translation: MRTSAHASGALLCRWLLILTLAVLGPEYARAAAVRQPVVTGHHHKATPVSTKFPELKKRVKLPQVHNLLKDVVVSNGTRKPGKRPRCGVPDFPGGQRRRLLPPGYRRRRFVLYGGRLDKNNLTYRIMRFPWQMDEEKVRHVFREALKIWSDVTPLTFTEIHVGKADIRIDFTRYWHDDNLPFDGPGGILAHAFFPKTRRQGDVHFDYDEAWTLGNHMGQTNSSNISHANDHHANDHHANNHHTMTLTVIRLFLGTDLLQVAAHEFGHVLGLLHSKEPGAIMSAYYSFSYPLRLSLDDRRGIQYLYGTRLRTHPTLLPTTPLPPPAQSHPETNEILPLPDACQTDFDAASMIRGELFFFKSGYVWRIRDGHLESGYPALASRHWRGIRNNVDAAFEDNAGNIWFFQGDNYWVFDAQMQVRGPESIRALGLPEAGVRATLRWGDDPDFNTYVFGSGNYWRFSPQHNRLESPYPRAMSDWRGIPADVDATFRDAYGYAHFIRGRQYWKFDPVAMNSLEGYPRYVGVDFFGCRNV
- the mmp11a gene encoding stromelysin-3 isoform X2; this encodes MRTSAHASGALLCRWLLILTLAVLGPEYARAAAVRQPVVTGHHHKATPVSTKFPELKKRVKLPQVHNLLKDVVVSNGTRKPGKRPRCGVPDFPGGQRRRLLPPGYRRRRFVLYGGRLDKNNLTYRIMRFPWQMDEEKVRHVFREALKIWSDVTPLTFTEIHVGKADIRIDFTRYWHDDNLPFDGPGGILAHAFFPKTRRQGDVHFDYDEAWTLGNHMGTDLLQVAAHEFGHVLGLLHSKEPGAIMSAYYSFSYPLRLSLDDRRGIQYLYGTRLRTHPTLLPTTPLPPPAQSHPETNEILPLPDACQTDFDAASMIRGELFFFKSGYVWRIRDGHLESGYPALASRHWRGIRNNVDAAFEDNAGNIWFFQGDNYWVFDAQMQVRGPESIRALGLPEAGVRATLRWGDDPDFNTYVFGSGNYWRFSPQHNRLESPYPRAMSDWRGIPADVDATFRDAYGYAHFIRGRQYWKFDPVAMNSLEGYPRYVGVDFFGCRNV